The Sandaracinaceae bacterium genome contains a region encoding:
- a CDS encoding DUF882 domain-containing protein: MLSVRRRLAPVSFALALLGLSGGLCGVLLDDAAAQRRAASSTRSRSSGRSAMSTSMTRSRAGRSAMSTSMTHSSTGSRNRRSNSSARASAAYRRQVARWHEPAPSDAVAQWASHSPAPLVFRPVRYPGHYSLVPDATGLFSAYQLRAARKAFSYRDALSHDVHPALMERAYRIVREFRVPYLWLISGYRDTRSTSRHSQGRAMDIVAPGVSNTQLARFARTFGYTGVGEYPQSGFVHIDVRSRSYFWVDRSAPGARSRERQVRRGEAHQADHRARARGELPVEDDAGGDTADATGEQPASELLDAAVPGGS; encoded by the coding sequence ATGCTCTCCGTCCGACGAAGACTCGCGCCGGTCTCGTTCGCGCTCGCCTTGCTTGGGCTGAGCGGCGGGCTGTGCGGAGTCTTGCTGGACGACGCTGCGGCGCAGCGACGGGCCGCGAGCAGCACGCGTTCGCGGAGCTCCGGGCGTAGCGCGATGAGCACCAGCATGACCCGCTCGCGCGCAGGTCGAAGCGCGATGAGCACCAGCATGACCCACTCGAGCACGGGCTCGCGCAACCGACGCAGCAACAGCTCAGCACGTGCCTCTGCCGCGTACCGTCGACAGGTCGCCCGCTGGCACGAGCCCGCACCGAGCGACGCGGTCGCCCAGTGGGCCAGTCACAGCCCCGCACCACTGGTGTTCCGCCCCGTGCGCTACCCCGGACACTACAGCCTGGTGCCCGACGCGACCGGTCTCTTCTCGGCCTACCAACTGCGAGCCGCGCGCAAGGCCTTCTCCTACCGCGACGCCCTCTCGCACGACGTCCACCCGGCGTTGATGGAGCGCGCCTACCGCATCGTGCGCGAGTTTCGGGTGCCCTACCTCTGGCTCATCAGCGGCTACCGCGACACGCGCAGCACCAGCCGGCACAGCCAGGGCCGCGCCATGGACATCGTGGCGCCGGGCGTGAGCAACACCCAGCTGGCGCGGTTCGCCCGGACCTTCGGCTACACCGGGGTGGGCGAGTACCCCCAGAGCGGCTTCGTACACATCGACGTGAGGTCGCGGAGCTACTTCTGGGTGGACCGCTCGGCGCCTGGGGCGCGTTCGCGGGAACGTCAGGTGCGGCGCGGCGAGGCACACCAAGCAGACCACCGAGCGCGCGCGCGCGGCGAGCTCCCCGTCGAGGACGACGCAGGCGGCGACACGGCCGACGCGACGGGCGAGCAGCCCGCCTCGGAGCTGCTCGACGCCGCCGTACCCGGCGGGTCATGA
- a CDS encoding glycosyltransferase family 2 protein has product MPPAPPDQPEETPREPVLSVVMPAYNEEATVLDTIARVLAVPLALELIVVDDGSIDATRALLDANYRDHPRVRVIFQPFNQGKGAACRTGFQHARGRYVVIQDADAEYDPQELPKLLEPLLDDRADVVFGSRYLHAPPTLLRSWHTRANNVFTAMSNAVTPMKFTDVHTCYKLVRRDILLGLELREPGFGMDQELAIKVAQRGCRIVEVPIRYEPRGYAAGKKLGPLDAARIAWCIARYGVPGLLRR; this is encoded by the coding sequence ATGCCACCCGCTCCGCCCGACCAGCCCGAAGAAACGCCGCGCGAGCCCGTGCTCAGCGTCGTGATGCCCGCGTACAACGAAGAGGCGACCGTGCTGGACACCATCGCGCGTGTGTTGGCCGTGCCTCTCGCGCTCGAGCTGATCGTCGTGGACGACGGGTCCATCGACGCGACGCGCGCGCTCCTCGACGCGAACTACCGCGACCATCCGCGCGTACGGGTCATCTTCCAGCCCTTCAACCAAGGCAAGGGCGCTGCGTGCCGCACGGGCTTTCAACACGCGCGGGGCCGCTACGTGGTCATCCAAGACGCCGACGCGGAGTACGACCCGCAAGAGCTCCCCAAGCTGCTCGAGCCGCTGCTGGACGACCGCGCGGACGTGGTGTTCGGGAGCCGCTACCTGCATGCCCCGCCGACGCTCCTTCGCAGCTGGCACACGCGCGCCAACAACGTCTTCACGGCCATGAGCAACGCCGTCACGCCGATGAAGTTCACCGACGTGCACACCTGCTACAAGCTCGTGCGGCGCGACATCCTGCTGGGGCTCGAGCTGCGCGAGCCCGGCTTCGGTATGGATCAGGAGCTCGCCATCAAGGTGGCGCAGCGTGGCTGCCGCATCGTCGAGGTGCCCATCCGCTACGAACCCCGCGGCTACGCGGCAGGGAAGAAGCTGGGGCCCCTCGACGCAGCGCGCATCGCCTGGTGCATCGCGCGTTACGGCGTGCCGGGGCTGCTGCGGCGCTGA
- a CDS encoding metallophosphoesterase, with product MSSLPPSDDATMTSEARQNGGAKRRTDANETSQRIGVVGDVHTQWDDEDTRLLDAQGYDLVLITGDLGGYRARGAEEVARRMAHLRTPAIAIAGNHDAVHAAQLISEALPQARPLRSLLGVGQEARVNQLAQALGPIALGGYSLHPAGADLCVVVARPHSMGGPELAFANALRQRYGVRSLSDSAERLCACVDDAPPGARLIFLAHNACSGHGAGRADIAGRDFHRDEGDWGDPDLRAAVDHARSRGREVVAVVSGHMHLSLRGGGRRTDHVMEHGTLHLNAAEVPRHRRAERGGPVTERHHVRLEVGPSSGQVRFDHVWL from the coding sequence GTGAGCAGCTTGCCGCCGAGTGACGACGCCACGATGACGAGCGAGGCGCGGCAAAACGGGGGTGCCAAGAGACGCACGGACGCGAACGAGACGTCCCAGCGCATTGGCGTGGTGGGGGACGTGCACACCCAGTGGGACGACGAGGACACCCGCCTGCTCGACGCGCAGGGCTACGACCTGGTGCTCATCACCGGCGACCTGGGCGGCTATCGCGCGCGCGGCGCGGAAGAGGTGGCGCGGCGCATGGCCCACCTGCGCACGCCCGCGATCGCCATCGCCGGCAATCATGACGCGGTCCACGCGGCGCAGCTCATCTCCGAGGCGCTCCCCCAGGCGCGGCCGCTCCGCAGCCTGCTCGGAGTGGGACAGGAGGCGCGCGTCAACCAGCTGGCGCAGGCGCTCGGCCCCATTGCGCTCGGTGGCTACAGCCTGCACCCCGCGGGCGCGGACCTGTGTGTCGTGGTGGCGCGTCCGCACTCGATGGGCGGGCCCGAGCTGGCCTTCGCCAACGCCCTGCGTCAGCGCTACGGGGTGCGGTCACTGTCCGACTCCGCCGAGCGGCTGTGTGCGTGTGTGGACGACGCTCCGCCGGGCGCCCGGCTGATCTTCCTGGCGCACAACGCGTGCTCTGGACACGGCGCGGGCCGGGCCGACATCGCGGGCCGGGACTTCCACCGGGACGAGGGCGACTGGGGTGACCCCGATCTGCGTGCCGCGGTCGACCACGCGCGCAGCCGGGGGCGCGAGGTCGTCGCGGTCGTGTCCGGCCACATGCACCTTTCGCTGCGAGGGGGGGGCCGGCGCACGGACCACGTGATGGAGCATGGCACGCTGCACCTCAACGCGGCGGAGGTCCCGCGCCATCGACGGGCCGAGCGGGGTGGGCCCGTGACGGAGCGGCACCACGTGCGGCTCGAGGTCGGGCCGAGCTCCGGGCAGGTGCGCTTCGACCACGTGTGGCTCTGA
- a CDS encoding TIGR00266 family protein, producing MEAAPATSATPPQTALAPSGGTPHQITHGPSFAMLRVDLPPGQEVVAEAGSMVARHSQVAMEVKLNAGSASGFFAKFKAFMIAMIRKIVGGETFFVNHFSSPSGGSVWIAPNMSGQISHRRMNGETLTLSSGAFLASVGTFDVRMKFGGLRSLLAKEGAFFLQIQGTGDLWFNSYGGVHAVPVNGAYMVDNGHLVGFEGQLTFDIKSAGGGLMGFMASGEGLVCQFQGQGTVYIQSRNTSSLVDWLTRFLPI from the coding sequence ATGGAAGCCGCACCCGCGACCAGCGCCACGCCCCCCCAGACAGCGCTCGCCCCGAGCGGGGGGACGCCTCATCAGATCACCCACGGTCCCTCGTTCGCGATGCTGCGCGTGGATCTGCCCCCGGGTCAGGAGGTCGTGGCCGAGGCGGGCTCGATGGTGGCGCGGCACAGCCAGGTGGCGATGGAGGTCAAGCTCAACGCCGGCTCGGCCTCGGGCTTCTTCGCGAAGTTCAAGGCCTTCATGATCGCGATGATCCGCAAGATCGTCGGTGGAGAGACCTTCTTCGTGAACCACTTCTCGTCGCCGAGCGGCGGCAGCGTGTGGATCGCCCCGAACATGTCGGGTCAGATCAGCCACCGGCGCATGAACGGGGAGACGTTGACGCTCAGCTCGGGAGCCTTCCTGGCGTCCGTGGGCACCTTCGACGTGAGGATGAAGTTCGGCGGGCTGCGCAGCCTGCTCGCCAAGGAGGGCGCGTTCTTCCTCCAGATCCAGGGCACCGGCGACCTGTGGTTCAACAGCTACGGCGGGGTCCACGCGGTCCCCGTCAACGGCGCCTACATGGTCGACAACGGGCACCTGGTGGGCTTCGAGGGGCAGCTCACCTTCGACATCAAGTCCGCCGGTGGCGGGCTGATGGGCTTCATGGCGTCCGGCGAGGGCCTGGTGTGTCAGTTCCAGGGACAGGGCACGGTCTACATCCAGTCGCGCAACACCAGCTCGCTGGTGGACTGGCTCACGCGCTTCCTCCCCATCTGA
- a CDS encoding TIGR00266 family protein — protein MQYQIIDRPDFGVIQLRFDQAGEQIIAESGAMVARDPAIEMKSAIQGGLGGALKRKMLGGESLFQNTFTATQAGQTLWLAPAPEGDIVNLEMDGQHEVMLNSGAYLASAPSVNLDTKWGGAKGFFSGTGFFLLKCSGTGPLFFNAFGGIHVVDVGPAGYIVDTDHVVGFTTGLNYQVTKVGGLKSLFLSGEGLVCRFHGQGRLWISTRAPGGLASFLHPFRRVKAKTN, from the coding sequence ATGCAGTACCAGATCATCGACCGACCGGACTTCGGGGTCATCCAGCTGCGCTTCGATCAGGCAGGAGAGCAGATCATCGCCGAGTCGGGCGCCATGGTCGCACGTGACCCGGCCATCGAGATGAAGAGCGCCATCCAGGGCGGCCTCGGCGGCGCGTTGAAGCGCAAGATGCTGGGTGGAGAGAGCCTGTTCCAGAACACGTTCACGGCCACGCAGGCCGGGCAGACGCTGTGGCTCGCGCCGGCGCCGGAGGGGGACATCGTCAACCTCGAGATGGATGGGCAGCACGAGGTGATGCTCAACTCGGGGGCCTACCTGGCGTCGGCCCCCAGCGTGAACCTCGACACCAAGTGGGGTGGGGCCAAGGGCTTCTTCAGCGGGACGGGGTTCTTCTTGCTCAAGTGCTCGGGTACGGGGCCGCTGTTCTTCAACGCGTTCGGCGGCATCCACGTGGTGGACGTCGGCCCCGCTGGCTACATCGTCGACACGGACCACGTCGTGGGGTTCACGACCGGGCTGAACTACCAGGTCACGAAGGTGGGTGGACTGAAGAGCCTCTTCCTCTCGGGTGAGGGGCTGGTGTGCCGCTTCCACGGACAGGGGCGCCTCTGGATCTCCACCCGCGCACCCGGCGGCCTCGCGTCGTTCCTGCACCCCTTCCGGCGGGTGAAGGCCAAGACCAACTGA
- the pssA gene encoding CDP-diacylglycerol--serine O-phosphatidyltransferase, with product MKKVDLRRSLFILPNLFTLSSVLCGFYAVLVCGGPGATDNDYYRAALLIVFAMFFDTIDGRVARLTKTQSAIGVQLDSLADVISFGVATGVLVYRWSLHKLGAVGVAIAFGYVACGTIRLARFNVLAVEESGAPKKPGKYILGLPIPAASGILISLVVANTATDTRLFGTTVLIAGVVVMLSFFMVSTVRFRSFKDLKLSARTVVFMALAVGSTAFLALRYHASIALVWLLASYVLIGIVETVIGLVRREPETQRHATLDEFEDDELDSVDEPNVL from the coding sequence ATGAAGAAAGTCGACCTCCGACGCAGCCTGTTCATCCTGCCGAACCTGTTCACGCTCTCGAGCGTGCTCTGTGGGTTCTATGCGGTGTTGGTCTGCGGTGGCCCAGGCGCCACGGACAACGACTACTACCGCGCCGCCTTGTTGATCGTGTTCGCCATGTTCTTCGACACGATCGACGGCCGCGTCGCGCGCTTGACCAAGACGCAGAGCGCCATCGGCGTGCAGCTGGACTCCCTGGCAGACGTCATCTCGTTCGGGGTGGCCACCGGGGTGCTCGTCTACCGCTGGTCGCTGCACAAGCTGGGGGCCGTCGGCGTCGCCATCGCGTTCGGCTACGTGGCGTGCGGCACCATTCGGTTGGCGCGCTTCAACGTCCTCGCGGTCGAGGAGAGCGGCGCGCCCAAGAAGCCCGGCAAGTACATCCTGGGCCTCCCCATCCCCGCTGCTTCGGGCATCCTCATCTCCCTGGTGGTGGCCAACACCGCCACGGACACGCGCCTGTTCGGCACCACGGTCCTCATCGCCGGCGTGGTGGTGATGCTCTCGTTCTTCATGGTCAGCACGGTCCGCTTTCGGTCCTTCAAGGATCTCAAGCTCTCGGCGCGCACGGTCGTGTTCATGGCGCTCGCGGTGGGCTCCACCGCCTTCTTGGCGCTCCGCTACCATGCCTCCATCGCGCTCGTGTGGTTGCTCGCCAGCTACGTGCTGATCGGCATCGTGGAGACGGTCATCGGGCTGGTGCGGCGCGAGCCCGAGACCCAGCGCCACGCCACGCTCGACGAATTCGAGGATGACGAGCTCGACTCCGTGGACGAGCCCAACGTCCTGTAA
- a CDS encoding zf-TFIIB domain-containing protein: MLEDRVCPGCHTPTLGDRPERRGVLAGLCTRCERLWLDRADLLTLVGHEPELRAPLLPGLAGTDALCPACGQAAVGERECDAGPLLCCSACGGVLLTRAVLDGLRGSQRAGAVASLVDASERVSAAPSVDAGLQRGEGPRLPTGAELRAALRRDDDAPVGDRPDRVPFDHPVVELGTFPLAAVLGWLVSSSDGAMTFVLPVQLFIHELGHAVPSWLSSRRALPLPCGVTFWEEQRSLFVGLGMAFLFGVLAVYAYRERRPFGVALSAVGLALLAFFSLAISAERSFEWTILGGVAGEFWISALMIVSFFFRLPDRLRWDFFRVLLIFPAFATWWSATRLWFGVALGTARMPMGTIFGGSHDGSGDLDRLIHAYGWSEAGLTSFYTAMALLTGASLIAAYAAVGFRRWSRSVPHRT, translated from the coding sequence GTGCTCGAAGACCGCGTCTGCCCCGGGTGCCACACACCGACGCTGGGGGACCGGCCCGAGCGGCGGGGCGTCTTGGCCGGGCTCTGCACACGCTGCGAGCGCCTCTGGCTGGACCGAGCCGACCTCCTCACGCTGGTCGGGCACGAACCCGAGCTCCGAGCGCCGCTGTTGCCCGGACTCGCGGGGACCGACGCGCTCTGTCCAGCGTGCGGGCAGGCTGCCGTGGGCGAGCGCGAGTGCGACGCGGGACCCCTCCTGTGCTGCAGCGCATGCGGGGGCGTGCTGCTCACGCGCGCCGTGCTGGACGGTCTCCGTGGGAGCCAGCGCGCGGGTGCCGTGGCCAGCCTCGTCGACGCGTCCGAGCGGGTGTCCGCGGCTCCGAGCGTAGACGCAGGTCTGCAGCGGGGTGAGGGACCGCGCCTGCCCACTGGCGCCGAGCTGCGCGCCGCGCTCCGTCGAGACGACGACGCCCCCGTCGGCGACCGGCCCGACCGCGTCCCGTTCGACCACCCCGTGGTCGAGCTGGGCACGTTCCCGCTCGCGGCCGTCCTCGGGTGGCTCGTGTCGAGCAGCGACGGGGCCATGACCTTCGTCCTCCCCGTGCAGCTCTTCATCCACGAGCTGGGGCACGCCGTGCCCTCCTGGCTCAGCAGCCGCCGCGCGCTCCCCCTGCCCTGCGGCGTGACCTTCTGGGAGGAGCAGCGCTCCCTCTTCGTGGGTCTCGGCATGGCCTTCTTGTTCGGCGTGCTGGCCGTCTACGCGTACCGCGAGCGGCGCCCCTTTGGAGTCGCCTTGAGCGCCGTCGGGCTCGCGCTGCTCGCCTTCTTCAGTCTGGCGATCAGCGCCGAGCGCTCGTTCGAGTGGACCATCCTCGGGGGCGTGGCGGGGGAGTTCTGGATCAGCGCGCTGATGATCGTCAGCTTCTTCTTCCGCTTGCCCGACCGCCTGCGCTGGGACTTCTTTCGCGTGCTGCTCATCTTTCCAGCCTTCGCGACCTGGTGGTCTGCCACCCGCTTGTGGTTCGGGGTGGCGCTCGGCACGGCGCGCATGCCCATGGGCACCATCTTCGGAGGTAGCCACGATGGCTCCGGCGACCTGGACCGCCTGATCCACGCCTACGGCTGGTCGGAGGCGGGCTTGACCAGCTTCTACACGGCCATGGCGCTGCTCACGGGGGCGTCGTTGATCGCCGCGTACGCCGCCGTGGGTTTTCGTAGATGGTCACGATCGGTACCCCATCGTACGTGA
- a CDS encoding TIGR00266 family protein, producing the protein MQFEIAYRPGQSMARAVLAPGEQLVAESGAMVGMSTNVHMETSSGGLKAGLKRLFGGESFFRNTFTAQNGPGEVLLGQVLCGDMVALDMTPEGYFVQSASYIASTAGVNIDTKVGGFRSFFAGEGVFVLKATASQPGQLLVGAFGGIQELVCDGSLVIDTGHLVAWDANLQYKVGKSGSGWIASFLSGEGLVCHFQGQGRIWIQTRNPVEYGRDVGGMLPPREA; encoded by the coding sequence ATGCAGTTTGAGATCGCATATCGACCCGGCCAGTCCATGGCGCGCGCCGTCCTGGCTCCGGGAGAGCAGCTGGTGGCGGAGTCGGGGGCCATGGTGGGCATGTCCACCAACGTGCACATGGAGACGAGCAGCGGCGGGCTGAAGGCTGGCCTGAAGCGCCTGTTCGGGGGCGAGTCGTTCTTCCGCAACACGTTCACGGCGCAGAACGGACCCGGCGAGGTGCTGCTCGGGCAAGTGCTGTGTGGCGACATGGTGGCGCTCGACATGACCCCGGAGGGCTACTTCGTGCAGTCCGCCAGCTACATCGCGTCGACGGCGGGCGTGAACATCGACACCAAGGTCGGCGGGTTCCGCAGCTTCTTCGCGGGCGAGGGTGTCTTCGTGCTGAAGGCTACGGCCAGCCAACCGGGGCAGCTGCTGGTGGGCGCCTTCGGCGGCATCCAGGAGCTGGTGTGCGACGGGAGCCTGGTGATCGACACGGGCCACCTGGTCGCGTGGGACGCGAACCTGCAGTACAAGGTCGGCAAGAGCGGCAGCGGCTGGATCGCCAGCTTCCTCTCTGGCGAAGGCCTCGTGTGTCACTTCCAGGGCCAGGGTCGCATCTGGATTCAAACGCGGAACCCCGTGGAGTACGGGCGCGATGTGGGCGGCATGCTGCCCCCGAGGGAGGCCTGA
- the rnc gene encoding ribonuclease III, producing MTHPRAPPPRQGSALDSTGHRAHEHVEHSNASLPVSHASTPPESPPASAPASPDPIAALTRRLGYGFRDTRLLHEALTHRSYHNERKQRAPRHNERLEFLGDAVLGASVTAMLFERLPDVREGELTRRRAELVCEAGLAELADELGLGEALLLGRGEERSGGRRKPRLLASGVEALVGAVHQDGGFEAAVALVQRLLGPRLGETRGERDHKTTFQEWAQRHHGLTPRYELLDTDGPDHARSFRVALYLGEQAYTSGEGRSKTEAEQDAARAALVLAVELAKSGASSPTERADTGARDVADKL from the coding sequence ATGACGCACCCGCGCGCCCCTCCCCCTCGGCAAGGCTCGGCGCTGGACTCGACGGGACATCGCGCGCATGAACACGTGGAACACTCTAACGCTTCCCTCCCCGTGAGCCACGCCTCCACACCTCCCGAGAGCCCACCAGCCAGTGCACCGGCGAGCCCCGATCCGATCGCCGCGCTGACGCGGCGGCTGGGCTACGGCTTCCGCGACACGCGCCTCTTGCACGAGGCGCTGACCCACCGCTCGTACCACAACGAGCGCAAGCAGCGGGCGCCACGCCACAACGAGCGCCTCGAGTTCCTCGGAGACGCGGTCCTGGGTGCCAGCGTGACCGCCATGCTCTTCGAGCGCCTGCCGGACGTACGGGAAGGGGAGCTCACGCGGAGGCGCGCCGAGCTCGTCTGCGAGGCAGGTCTGGCGGAGCTGGCGGACGAACTCGGGCTGGGCGAGGCGCTCCTGCTCGGTCGGGGCGAGGAGCGCAGTGGCGGGCGCCGCAAGCCGCGGCTGCTCGCGAGCGGCGTCGAGGCGCTGGTGGGCGCCGTCCACCAAGACGGCGGCTTCGAGGCGGCGGTCGCATTGGTGCAGCGCCTCTTGGGGCCGCGCCTGGGGGAGACGCGCGGCGAGCGCGACCACAAGACGACGTTCCAAGAGTGGGCCCAGCGACACCACGGGCTGACCCCTCGCTACGAGCTGCTCGACACCGACGGGCCGGACCACGCGCGGAGCTTTCGCGTCGCCCTCTACCTCGGCGAGCAGGCCTACACATCGGGCGAGGGCCGGAGCAAGACGGAGGCCGAACAGGACGCCGCGCGCGCCGCGCTGGTGCTCGCCGTGGAGCTCGCGAAGAGCGGCGCATCGAGCCCGACGGAGCGTGCCGACACGGGCGCGCGCGACGTCGCTGACAAGCTGTAG
- a CDS encoding polyphosphate kinase 2 family protein, whose amino-acid sequence MARILFTPPPSEYLVPTDGSFRIRRAPTTPPAKKAGDDAKKDNKKQLKEHVERISELQERLYAADRHSVLLVFQAMDAAGKDGTIRALLSGINPAGCQVQSFKSPSSLELDHDFLWRISRALPERGRIGVFNRSHYEEVLAVRVHPSYVEAQNLPAPHASGAELWRQRHESINDFEKHLARNGTVILKFFLNVSREEQRLRLMARIDEADSNWKFDARDLRERALWPAYMKAFEDTLRSTSTPWAPWYAIPADDKPFMRVEVARIVRATLEGLKLKFPKVSPEQLAEMQRLREQLAAE is encoded by the coding sequence ATGGCACGCATCCTGTTCACGCCCCCCCCGTCCGAGTACCTGGTCCCCACCGACGGCAGCTTCCGCATCCGGCGCGCCCCCACCACCCCACCTGCAAAGAAGGCGGGTGACGATGCGAAGAAGGACAACAAGAAGCAGCTGAAGGAGCACGTGGAGCGCATCTCGGAGCTCCAGGAGCGGCTGTACGCGGCCGACCGACACAGCGTGCTGCTCGTGTTCCAGGCCATGGACGCGGCTGGCAAGGACGGCACGATCCGCGCGCTGCTGAGCGGCATCAACCCGGCGGGCTGCCAGGTCCAGTCGTTCAAGTCGCCGTCGAGCCTGGAGCTGGATCACGACTTCCTCTGGCGCATCAGCCGGGCGCTGCCCGAGCGCGGTCGCATCGGCGTGTTCAACCGCAGCCACTACGAGGAGGTGCTGGCGGTGCGCGTGCACCCCAGCTACGTCGAGGCCCAGAACCTGCCCGCCCCGCACGCGAGCGGCGCGGAGCTGTGGCGGCAGCGGCACGAGTCGATCAACGACTTCGAGAAGCACCTGGCGCGCAACGGCACCGTCATCCTCAAATTCTTCCTGAACGTCTCGCGCGAGGAGCAGCGCTTGCGGCTCATGGCGCGCATCGACGAGGCCGACAGCAACTGGAAGTTCGACGCGCGGGACCTGCGCGAGCGGGCGCTCTGGCCAGCCTACATGAAGGCGTTCGAGGACACGCTGCGCAGCACGTCGACCCCATGGGCGCCGTGGTACGCCATCCCCGCCGACGACAAGCCCTTCATGCGAGTGGAGGTCGCGCGCATCGTGCGAGCCACGCTCGAGGGGCTGAAGCTCAAGTTTCCGAAGGTCTCGCCCGAGCAGCTGGCCGAGATGCAGCGCCTGCGTGAGCAGCTTGCCGCCGAGTGA
- a CDS encoding PilZ domain-containing protein — MVSGRRVHERYDCDLQVVITAKAVDGGAPGEPIETRTLNVSLGGMYLLSEAQLPYGTEVTVSFRLPALKEDTTCDGVVRWNKPDGFGVQFGSLRAIEVWGFHQLFKTLTPTAPLA, encoded by the coding sequence ATGGTGTCAGGACGCCGCGTACATGAGCGATACGACTGTGACCTCCAGGTGGTCATCACGGCCAAGGCCGTGGACGGCGGAGCGCCGGGTGAGCCCATCGAGACCCGCACGCTCAACGTGAGCCTGGGGGGGATGTACCTGCTGAGCGAGGCTCAGCTGCCGTACGGCACGGAGGTGACGGTGAGCTTCCGCTTGCCGGCGCTCAAGGAGGACACCACCTGCGACGGGGTGGTGCGTTGGAACAAGCCCGATGGGTTCGGGGTGCAGTTCGGGAGCCTGCGCGCCATCGAGGTGTGGGGCTTCCACCAGCTCTTCAAAACGCTGACCCCGACGGCGCCGCTCGCCTGA